From a region of the Andrena cerasifolii isolate SP2316 chromosome 13, iyAndCera1_principal, whole genome shotgun sequence genome:
- the LOC143376098 gene encoding uncharacterized protein LOC143376098 isoform X2 → MNTMEMDTEKLIELVRQHPVLYDLSHMQYMDSNYKFRIWADIGNKLREDGSACRARWNNLRDNYRKSLKKQEVRSGSAKTIKSYKYSNQMCFLKRFFGERSSTGNVGTQEFDNGNSSDELLADARESCPEQPTLTMQQSTDEEDYEPPEKRKVTYSRGRKETVSTQVLNYFINKNENPHPVDAFLNGISATIKSLSPRNQNCLKTEIFNIVQRYELESLTQGRNSDNTLRRNTSTVSYNANTETERESNSPTSHAHFTLHDTFKAE, encoded by the exons ATGAA TACCATGGAAATGGACACCGAAAAATTAATCGAATTGGTGCGCCAACATCCTGTCCTGTACGATTTGTCCCACATGCAATACATGGACAGCAATTACAAATTTAGGATCTGGGCGGATATAGGAAATAAGCTGCGTGAAGACG GATCAGCGTGCAGAGCAAGGTGGAATAATTTAAGGGATAACTACCGGAAGTCGTTGAAGAAACAGGAAGTAAGAAGTGGCTCCGCTAAGacaataaaatcatacaaatatTCCAATCAAATGTGCTTCTTAAAACGATTCTTCGGGGAGCGAAGTTCTACGGGAAACGTTGGCACGCAGGAATTCGATAACGGCAACAGCAGCGACGAGCTATTGGCCGATGCGAGGGAAAGCTGCCCGGAACAACCGACGCTGACGATGCAACAGAGCACAGACGAAGAAGATTATGAACCCCCAGAGAAAAGAAAAGTAACATACAGCAGGGGACGAAAAGAAACGGTCTCCACGCAAGTCCTAAATTACTtcattaataaaaatgaaaacccTCATCCGGTGGACGCGTTCTTAAACGGAATTTCGGCAACCATAAAGAGCCTGAGCCCGCGCAACCAGAATTGCTTGAAAACCGAGATATTCAACATAGTCCAAAGATACGAATTGGAGTCGTTAACGCAAGGACGCAATAGTGATAACACTTTGAGAAGAAACACATCGACCGTTAGTTATAACGCAAACACTGAAACGGAACGTGAAAGCAATAGTCCCACCTCCCACGCACACTTCACACTTCATGACACGTTCAAAGCCGAATAA
- the LOC143376098 gene encoding uncharacterized protein LOC143376098 isoform X3: MEMDTEKLIELVRQHPVLYDLSHMQYMDSNYKFRIWADIGNKLREDGSACRARWNNLRDNYRKSLKKQEVRSGSAKTIKSYKYSNQMCFLKRFFGERSSTGNVGTQEFDNGNSSDELLADARESCPEQPTLTMQQSTDEEDYEPPEKRKVTYSRGRKETVSTQVLNYFINKNENPHPVDAFLNGISATIKSLSPRNQNCLKTEIFNIVQRYELESLTQGRNSDNTLRRNTSTVSYNANTETERESNSPTSHAHFTLHDTFKAE; encoded by the exons ATGGAAATGGACACCGAAAAATTAATCGAATTGGTGCGCCAACATCCTGTCCTGTACGATTTGTCCCACATGCAATACATGGACAGCAATTACAAATTTAGGATCTGGGCGGATATAGGAAATAAGCTGCGTGAAGACG GATCAGCGTGCAGAGCAAGGTGGAATAATTTAAGGGATAACTACCGGAAGTCGTTGAAGAAACAGGAAGTAAGAAGTGGCTCCGCTAAGacaataaaatcatacaaatatTCCAATCAAATGTGCTTCTTAAAACGATTCTTCGGGGAGCGAAGTTCTACGGGAAACGTTGGCACGCAGGAATTCGATAACGGCAACAGCAGCGACGAGCTATTGGCCGATGCGAGGGAAAGCTGCCCGGAACAACCGACGCTGACGATGCAACAGAGCACAGACGAAGAAGATTATGAACCCCCAGAGAAAAGAAAAGTAACATACAGCAGGGGACGAAAAGAAACGGTCTCCACGCAAGTCCTAAATTACTtcattaataaaaatgaaaacccTCATCCGGTGGACGCGTTCTTAAACGGAATTTCGGCAACCATAAAGAGCCTGAGCCCGCGCAACCAGAATTGCTTGAAAACCGAGATATTCAACATAGTCCAAAGATACGAATTGGAGTCGTTAACGCAAGGACGCAATAGTGATAACACTTTGAGAAGAAACACATCGACCGTTAGTTATAACGCAAACACTGAAACGGAACGTGAAAGCAATAGTCCCACCTCCCACGCACACTTCACACTTCATGACACGTTCAAAGCCGAATAA
- the LOC143376098 gene encoding uncharacterized protein LOC143376098 isoform X1, with protein sequence MDNTMEMDTEKLIELVRQHPVLYDLSHMQYMDSNYKFRIWADIGNKLREDGSACRARWNNLRDNYRKSLKKQEVRSGSAKTIKSYKYSNQMCFLKRFFGERSSTGNVGTQEFDNGNSSDELLADARESCPEQPTLTMQQSTDEEDYEPPEKRKVTYSRGRKETVSTQVLNYFINKNENPHPVDAFLNGISATIKSLSPRNQNCLKTEIFNIVQRYELESLTQGRNSDNTLRRNTSTVSYNANTETERESNSPTSHAHFTLHDTFKAE encoded by the exons TACCATGGAAATGGACACCGAAAAATTAATCGAATTGGTGCGCCAACATCCTGTCCTGTACGATTTGTCCCACATGCAATACATGGACAGCAATTACAAATTTAGGATCTGGGCGGATATAGGAAATAAGCTGCGTGAAGACG GATCAGCGTGCAGAGCAAGGTGGAATAATTTAAGGGATAACTACCGGAAGTCGTTGAAGAAACAGGAAGTAAGAAGTGGCTCCGCTAAGacaataaaatcatacaaatatTCCAATCAAATGTGCTTCTTAAAACGATTCTTCGGGGAGCGAAGTTCTACGGGAAACGTTGGCACGCAGGAATTCGATAACGGCAACAGCAGCGACGAGCTATTGGCCGATGCGAGGGAAAGCTGCCCGGAACAACCGACGCTGACGATGCAACAGAGCACAGACGAAGAAGATTATGAACCCCCAGAGAAAAGAAAAGTAACATACAGCAGGGGACGAAAAGAAACGGTCTCCACGCAAGTCCTAAATTACTtcattaataaaaatgaaaacccTCATCCGGTGGACGCGTTCTTAAACGGAATTTCGGCAACCATAAAGAGCCTGAGCCCGCGCAACCAGAATTGCTTGAAAACCGAGATATTCAACATAGTCCAAAGATACGAATTGGAGTCGTTAACGCAAGGACGCAATAGTGATAACACTTTGAGAAGAAACACATCGACCGTTAGTTATAACGCAAACACTGAAACGGAACGTGAAAGCAATAGTCCCACCTCCCACGCACACTTCACACTTCATGACACGTTCAAAGCCGAATAA